A single region of the Deinococcus radiodurans R1 = ATCC 13939 = DSM 20539 genome encodes:
- a CDS encoding sensor domain-containing diguanylate cyclase, which yields MTTAAPQPQDNYARLLALARYEILDTLPEDSFDRLVQLTRHILRTPAAYINFVDQSRQWTKACVGAERDSKPLSESMCAWTILQDAPLVVENARLDRRFSHMQLVTGEASLQMYAGVPLTTPSGHRIGTLCVTDNQCHPLGDEDIQALQDLAALVMTELELRAANQELQRDLQAASCQSEELRRTLAQAKTLEGVSALTDLQLPPEEMMLAAAALLSDAVASDLTSLLLFDGPVLRAQAAHTHSRLSPAQRRYLELAVAALPNLAAGFTWSVRDAAVPVYVNDYAAHPHAQAEMVAGGVTQVAWVPLGTRSGVTSGLMSVRLGDHPVARWRSGDCALLEAAGRTIRSALDRWLLTELASQQARQDVLTGALNRRAFEEDFPVRPAPFSLALLDLDGFKAINDREGHSQGDKVLRVFAETLNVELPGGASLYRVGGDEFVVLLNSDDVPLFDEQLDIALLAARQVVAGSVGVSLGMAHSHEAAGPALVQLADARMYALKERRRAQRDTQHQDATKTL from the coding sequence CATCAATTTCGTGGATCAGTCCCGCCAGTGGACCAAGGCTTGTGTGGGCGCCGAGCGCGACAGCAAGCCTCTGTCCGAATCCATGTGTGCCTGGACCATCTTGCAAGACGCCCCACTCGTAGTCGAGAACGCCCGACTCGATCGTCGCTTTAGCCACATGCAGCTCGTGACCGGTGAAGCGTCTTTGCAGATGTATGCCGGGGTGCCCTTGACTACCCCCTCAGGCCACCGCATCGGCACGCTGTGTGTCACCGATAATCAGTGCCACCCGCTGGGCGACGAAGACATCCAGGCCCTGCAGGACCTTGCCGCGCTGGTGATGACCGAGCTGGAGCTGCGCGCGGCCAATCAGGAATTGCAGCGCGACTTGCAGGCCGCGAGCTGTCAGAGCGAGGAACTGCGCCGCACCCTGGCGCAGGCCAAGACCCTTGAAGGCGTCTCGGCACTGACCGATCTCCAGCTGCCCCCCGAGGAAATGATGCTGGCCGCAGCGGCCTTGCTGAGTGACGCCGTGGCCAGCGACCTGACCAGCCTGCTGTTATTTGACGGCCCCGTTCTGCGCGCACAGGCTGCCCACACTCACTCCCGGCTCTCGCCGGCCCAACGGCGATACCTGGAGCTTGCGGTGGCCGCGCTGCCGAACTTGGCCGCTGGCTTTACCTGGTCGGTGCGTGACGCGGCGGTGCCGGTGTACGTCAACGATTACGCGGCGCACCCCCACGCCCAGGCCGAGATGGTGGCGGGCGGCGTGACCCAGGTCGCCTGGGTCCCGTTGGGGACGCGCAGCGGCGTGACGTCCGGCCTGATGTCTGTCCGGCTCGGGGACCACCCGGTGGCGCGGTGGCGCAGCGGCGATTGCGCCCTGCTGGAAGCGGCGGGGCGGACCATTCGCAGCGCGCTGGACCGCTGGCTGCTGACCGAGTTGGCCTCGCAGCAGGCCCGGCAAGACGTCCTGACCGGCGCCCTGAATCGCCGCGCCTTTGAAGAAGATTTCCCGGTGCGGCCAGCCCCGTTCAGTCTGGCACTCTTGGACCTGGACGGCTTTAAGGCCATCAATGACCGCGAGGGCCACAGCCAGGGCGACAAGGTGCTGCGCGTCTTTGCCGAGACGCTGAACGTGGAATTGCCGGGCGGCGCCTCGCTCTACCGGGTCGGGGGAGACGAGTTCGTGGTGCTGCTCAACAGTGACGACGTTCCCCTGTTCGATGAGCAGCTGGACATTGCCCTGCTCGCCGCCCGGCAGGTGGTGGCCGGCTCGGTCGGAGTGAGTCTGGGGATGGCTCACAGCCACGAAGCGGCTGGCCCCGCCCTGGTCCAACTTGCCGACGCGCGCATGTACGCCCTCAAGGAACGCCGCCGGGCGCAGCGAGACACCCAGCATCAGGATGCAACAAAAACCCTGTGA
- a CDS encoding alkaline phosphatase: MRKTLLLLALLSASASAAKLQVYPYDGANFIAGQRFDLRVEAEDVTSFKDAVITLDGQPVTGLVKTTTKPTSVEWTLRNQSLAAGEHVLNVKFSDAGGEVTRSVHWTAQASAPSGLAALFQKPKAKNVILFIADGMGWNTLNAAKMVAYPYNPANGMPTGKLAMETGLSSMATITTSSYDSALADSANTASSIATGQKIQVNALNVYGDNTPDTLDNPRAETITAMLKRSMGKSVGIVSSAFGVDATPAAFAAYTRRRGDYQAIADQYFKGDVKPDVLLIGGSRDFIPSTAPGSRRKDNTDWISESQKMGYQFVSTRTELNAATGNKLFGLFNIDNIPSYLDRVQFKGAETIGDFKDMPYLWDSTQKAVQTLEKNPNGFFLMVEAGMVDKYEHPLDWNRAVWDVLELDKAVAWAKDYAKSHPDTLILVTADHAHSMSVYGGYDATKGPGKREAVGVYEKAGFPTYGDKRDANGFPLSETARTYAVGFAATPDYCETYLGRRVFLDPTVSNGKTGAEAAYVPNPKICDEGAVQRTGNLDPGSSQGVHTADPLPLFVFGAGAENFSGVMDQTEIFFGMARALGLDATKNK, encoded by the coding sequence ATGAGAAAAACGTTATTGCTCCTCGCGCTGCTGTCTGCTTCCGCTTCCGCCGCCAAGTTGCAGGTTTATCCCTATGACGGCGCTAATTTCATTGCCGGTCAGCGCTTCGACCTGCGCGTCGAGGCCGAGGACGTCACCAGCTTTAAGGACGCGGTCATCACTCTCGACGGCCAACCGGTCACCGGTCTGGTCAAGACGACCACCAAACCCACCAGCGTGGAATGGACGCTGCGCAATCAGAGCCTCGCGGCGGGCGAGCACGTCCTGAACGTGAAGTTCAGCGACGCCGGGGGAGAGGTGACGAGGTCGGTTCACTGGACCGCCCAGGCCAGTGCACCCAGCGGCCTGGCCGCGCTGTTTCAGAAACCGAAGGCCAAAAACGTGATCCTGTTCATCGCCGACGGCATGGGCTGGAACACCCTCAACGCGGCCAAAATGGTCGCTTACCCCTACAACCCGGCCAACGGGATGCCCACCGGCAAGCTCGCCATGGAAACGGGCCTGAGCAGCATGGCGACCATCACTACCAGCTCTTACGACAGCGCCCTGGCCGACAGCGCCAACACGGCGAGCTCCATCGCGACGGGGCAAAAGATTCAGGTCAACGCCTTGAATGTCTATGGCGACAACACGCCCGACACGCTCGACAACCCCCGCGCCGAAACCATCACGGCGATGCTCAAGCGCAGCATGGGCAAAAGCGTCGGCATCGTCTCCAGCGCGTTCGGGGTCGACGCCACGCCCGCCGCGTTCGCGGCCTACACCCGGCGCCGCGGCGACTATCAGGCCATCGCCGACCAGTACTTCAAGGGCGACGTGAAGCCCGACGTGCTGCTGATCGGCGGCAGCCGCGACTTTATCCCCAGCACCGCGCCCGGCAGCCGCCGCAAGGACAACACCGACTGGATCAGCGAGTCTCAGAAAATGGGTTACCAGTTCGTGTCCACCCGCACCGAGCTGAATGCGGCTACCGGCAACAAACTGTTCGGGCTGTTCAACATCGACAACATTCCCAGCTACCTTGACCGCGTGCAGTTTAAGGGCGCCGAAACCATCGGTGACTTCAAGGACATGCCGTACCTGTGGGACAGCACCCAGAAGGCCGTGCAGACCCTGGAAAAAAACCCCAACGGCTTTTTCCTGATGGTGGAAGCGGGCATGGTCGACAAGTACGAGCATCCGCTCGACTGGAACCGCGCCGTGTGGGACGTGCTGGAACTCGACAAGGCGGTGGCGTGGGCCAAGGACTACGCGAAGAGCCACCCCGATACGCTGATTCTGGTCACCGCCGACCACGCCCACTCCATGAGCGTTTACGGCGGCTACGACGCGACCAAGGGGCCCGGCAAGCGTGAAGCGGTGGGCGTGTACGAAAAGGCCGGCTTTCCCACCTACGGCGATAAGCGCGACGCAAACGGCTTCCCGCTGTCCGAAACCGCCCGCACCTACGCGGTGGGATTCGCGGCCACGCCCGACTACTGCGAAACTTATCTGGGCCGCCGGGTCTTTCTGGACCCCACCGTCAGCAACGGCAAAACGGGCGCTGAGGCCGCCTACGTGCCCAACCCCAAAATCTGTGATGAGGGCGCGGTGCAGCGCACCGGCAACCTTGACCCCGGCAGCAGCCAGGGGGTTCACACGGCTGACCCCCTTCCCCTGTTCGTCTTCGGGGCGGGCGCCGAGAACTTCAGCGGCGTGATGGACCAGACCGAGATTTTCTTCGGCATGGCCCGCGCCCTGGGGCTCGACGCCACCAAGAACAAATAA
- a CDS encoding ABC transporter ATP-binding protein, whose translation MRLTYPDFSWPAGTHLALTGPSGTGKTSLLNAVAGLLRPSTGQLCYGEHDLTALSEAGRDAFRRREVGYVFQDFHLMPGLSAQENVELGLRVAGVRNAGALAQTALRRLDLAGRLQSKPWQLSTGERQRVAIARAVAHRPGLLLVDEPTAHLDRERAAGAMSLLREVATELGATLVVVTHDEAVALSLPEHFRIRGAS comes from the coding sequence GTGAGGCTCACGTATCCCGATTTCAGCTGGCCCGCTGGAACGCATCTGGCGCTCACGGGGCCGAGCGGGACCGGAAAAACCTCGCTTCTGAATGCGGTGGCCGGGCTGCTGCGGCCCTCGACCGGGCAGCTCTGCTACGGCGAGCACGACCTGACGGCGCTCTCCGAGGCGGGCCGCGACGCTTTTCGCCGCCGTGAGGTGGGGTACGTCTTTCAGGACTTTCACCTGATGCCGGGCCTGAGCGCTCAGGAAAACGTGGAACTGGGCCTGCGGGTCGCTGGTGTGCGGAATGCGGGGGCCCTGGCCCAGACAGCGTTGCGCCGCCTCGACCTGGCGGGGCGCTTGCAGAGCAAGCCGTGGCAACTGTCGACCGGGGAACGGCAGCGGGTCGCTATCGCGCGGGCCGTGGCGCACCGTCCGGGCCTGCTGCTGGTCGATGAACCCACCGCGCATCTCGACCGCGAACGGGCCGCCGGAGCGATGTCGCTGCTGCGTGAGGTGGCGACGGAGTTGGGCGCGACCCTGGTGGTGGTCACCCATGACGAGGCGGTGGCGCTGAGTCTGCCGGAGCACTTCCGCATCCGGGGAGCGTCATGA
- a CDS encoding ABC transporter permease, giving the protein MRLAWWTALKTLRHRLGALIITVLAVALATATALVVPLVSRQVERGAQDAAQVFDLLVTAKGSGTQAVMSSLFYLDVPIGNVPHSVYQKLLSAPGTRRAVPIALGDNYAGFPVVGTSAQFFDQRLKPAAPPYFRVAQGNIFARVHDAVVGAAAARQSGLKVGSTFRSAHGLGGADTEGGAAPSTHDEPYTVTGILAPTGGPVDRAVLTPIETLWEAHGEAAASKRDVTAVLYSAENLAGIYTTAGQINAGKDAMAVFPGQVFAQARQTLMQGQAAYAGLSVLVLAIAALTVTLSVYTSGLERRRTVALLRALGAGRGTVFALVLLETGLTVTLGALLGIGLSLLVSRVGGNVLGQRLGFTLAAPELTWPLASRALGLIPLGILAALPPALQALRVSPLRHLH; this is encoded by the coding sequence ATGAGGCTGGCGTGGTGGACGGCCCTGAAAACCCTGCGTCACCGCCTGGGAGCGCTCATCATCACGGTGCTGGCGGTCGCCCTGGCAACGGCCACCGCACTCGTGGTCCCGCTGGTCTCGCGGCAAGTGGAGCGTGGGGCGCAGGACGCGGCGCAGGTGTTCGACCTGCTGGTCACGGCCAAGGGCAGCGGCACCCAGGCGGTGATGTCCAGCCTCTTTTATCTGGACGTCCCCATCGGAAACGTGCCGCACAGCGTCTACCAGAAACTGCTGAGCGCTCCCGGCACGCGCCGCGCCGTGCCCATCGCGCTCGGGGACAACTACGCCGGATTTCCGGTGGTGGGTACCTCTGCTCAGTTCTTCGATCAGCGCCTTAAACCTGCGGCGCCGCCTTATTTCCGGGTGGCCCAGGGGAACATCTTTGCCCGGGTGCATGACGCTGTGGTGGGCGCCGCAGCAGCGCGGCAGTCCGGACTCAAGGTGGGCTCGACTTTCAGGAGCGCGCACGGACTGGGCGGCGCGGACACGGAAGGCGGCGCAGCGCCTAGTACCCACGACGAGCCGTATACCGTGACCGGCATTCTCGCGCCGACGGGCGGCCCCGTAGACCGCGCCGTGCTGACGCCCATCGAAACCTTGTGGGAGGCTCACGGTGAGGCCGCCGCGTCAAAACGGGACGTGACCGCCGTGCTGTACTCCGCCGAAAACCTGGCCGGCATCTATACCACTGCTGGCCAGATCAACGCCGGGAAAGACGCCATGGCCGTATTTCCGGGGCAGGTGTTCGCGCAGGCCCGGCAGACGCTGATGCAGGGCCAAGCGGCCTACGCCGGGCTCTCGGTGCTGGTCCTGGCCATCGCCGCTCTGACCGTGACCCTGAGCGTGTACACCTCCGGTCTGGAGCGCAGGCGCACGGTGGCCCTGTTGCGGGCGTTGGGGGCGGGCCGAGGCACGGTCTTTGCCCTGGTGCTGCTCGAAACGGGCCTGACCGTGACCCTAGGTGCGCTGCTGGGCATCGGGCTCTCGCTGCTGGTCAGCCGTGTGGGGGGCAACGTTCTGGGTCAACGTCTGGGGTTCACGCTGGCGGCGCCGGAGCTCACCTGGCCCCTGGCGTCGCGGGCGCTGGGGCTGATTCCGCTCGGCATATTGGCGGCTTTGCCTCCAGCCTTGCAAGCCCTGCGGGTGAGCCCGCTGCGGCACCTGCACTGA